Proteins from one Ananas comosus cultivar F153 linkage group 5, ASM154086v1, whole genome shotgun sequence genomic window:
- the LOC109711088 gene encoding protein PELOTA 1 isoform X2 — protein sequence MKLVRRDLIRGGPGSVKIVPEEEDDMWHAYNLIAVGDTVEAVTVRKVLREMVSGGRDAERVRMKLEVKVEDVDYDKVGSVLRIRGKNLTESEHVKNVWDSMALDVLQQACDPAASADLAVILMQEGLAHLLLVGKSITATRSRIETSIPRKHGPAVAGYESALKKFFENVLQAVVKHIDFKIVQCVVIASPGFTKDQFRDYLLLEAERREIRSIIENKSRIVLAHSTSGYKHSLKEVLDTPSVMSLIKDTKAAKEVQALKDFFTMLSNDSARACYGPRHVEIAHERMAIQTLLIIDTLFRNSDVATRQKYVNLVESVKDSGGTVHIFSSMHVSGEQLAQITGIAAILRFPLPDLEDIEM from the exons ATGAAGCTCGTGCGCCGTGATTTAATCCGCGGCGGCCCGGGCTCCGTTAAG ATCGTGccggaggaagaagacgataTGTGGCACGCCTACAATCTCATCGCCGTCGGCGACACTGTCGAGGCAGTAACCGTCAG AAAAGTTCTAAGGGAGATGGTTTCCGGAGGCCGGGATGCCGAACGCGTAAGGATGAAGCTAGAAGTCAAAGTCGAG GATGTTGATTATGATAAGGTGGGGTCGGTTTTGCGTATACGTGGCAAGAATCTCACAGAGAGCGAGCATGTGAAG AATGTTTGGGATTCGATGGCGCTTGATGTTCTTCAGCAGgcatgtg ATCCTGCTGCAAGTGCTGATCTGGCTGTTATTCTGATGCAAGAAGGACTAGCCCATCTGCTTCTCGTTGGCAAGAG CATAACAGCAACCCGATCTCGTATTGAAACATCTATTCCTCGGAAACATGGGCCTGCGGTTGCTGGTTATGAATCG GCTCTGAAGAAGTTCTTTGAGAATGTTTTACAG GCTGTCGTGAAGCATATCGATTTTAAAATTGTTCAATGTGTGGTCATTGCAAGCCCTGGATTTACCAAG GACCAATTTCGTGATTATTTACTTTTGGAAGCGGAACGGCGAGAAATTAGGTCAATCATTGAGAACAAATCACGGATAGTTCTTGCACATTCAACCTCTGGTTACAA GCACAGTTTGAAGGAGGTGTTGGATACCCCAAGTGTAATGTCCTTGATAAAAGATACAAAGGCAGCTAAGGAG GTCCAAGCTTTGAAAGATTTCTTCACTATGCTTTCAAAT GACTCAGCTCGTGCATGTTACGGACCTAGGCATGTCGAGATTGCGCATGAGAGGATGGCTATTCAAACTCTTTTAATAATAGATACTCTCTTCAG AAATTCGGATGTTGCTACACGGCAAAAGTACGTCAATTTGGTAGAGTCAGTTAAGGATTCTGGTGGCACGGTGCATATATTTTCTTCTATGCATGTTTCTGGGGAGC AGCTGGCGCAGATAACAGGAATTGCTGCTATTCTTCGTTTCCCGCTGCCAGATTTGGAAGACATTGAAATGTGA
- the LOC109711088 gene encoding protein PELOTA 1 isoform X1 has product MKLVRRDLIRGGPGSVKIVPEEEDDMWHAYNLIAVGDTVEAVTVRKVLREMVSGGRDAERVRMKLEVKVEDVDYDKVGSVLRIRGKNLTESEHVKIGQFHTLEIESHRPFVLRKNVWDSMALDVLQQACDPAASADLAVILMQEGLAHLLLVGKSITATRSRIETSIPRKHGPAVAGYESALKKFFENVLQAVVKHIDFKIVQCVVIASPGFTKDQFRDYLLLEAERREIRSIIENKSRIVLAHSTSGYKHSLKEVLDTPSVMSLIKDTKAAKEVQALKDFFTMLSNDSARACYGPRHVEIAHERMAIQTLLIIDTLFRNSDVATRQKYVNLVESVKDSGGTVHIFSSMHVSGEQLAQITGIAAILRFPLPDLEDIEM; this is encoded by the exons ATGAAGCTCGTGCGCCGTGATTTAATCCGCGGCGGCCCGGGCTCCGTTAAG ATCGTGccggaggaagaagacgataTGTGGCACGCCTACAATCTCATCGCCGTCGGCGACACTGTCGAGGCAGTAACCGTCAG AAAAGTTCTAAGGGAGATGGTTTCCGGAGGCCGGGATGCCGAACGCGTAAGGATGAAGCTAGAAGTCAAAGTCGAG GATGTTGATTATGATAAGGTGGGGTCGGTTTTGCGTATACGTGGCAAGAATCTCACAGAGAGCGAGCATGTGAAG ATTGGCCAATTTCATACTTTAGAGATCGAGTCGCATAGACCTTTCGTTCTACGAAAG AATGTTTGGGATTCGATGGCGCTTGATGTTCTTCAGCAGgcatgtg ATCCTGCTGCAAGTGCTGATCTGGCTGTTATTCTGATGCAAGAAGGACTAGCCCATCTGCTTCTCGTTGGCAAGAG CATAACAGCAACCCGATCTCGTATTGAAACATCTATTCCTCGGAAACATGGGCCTGCGGTTGCTGGTTATGAATCG GCTCTGAAGAAGTTCTTTGAGAATGTTTTACAG GCTGTCGTGAAGCATATCGATTTTAAAATTGTTCAATGTGTGGTCATTGCAAGCCCTGGATTTACCAAG GACCAATTTCGTGATTATTTACTTTTGGAAGCGGAACGGCGAGAAATTAGGTCAATCATTGAGAACAAATCACGGATAGTTCTTGCACATTCAACCTCTGGTTACAA GCACAGTTTGAAGGAGGTGTTGGATACCCCAAGTGTAATGTCCTTGATAAAAGATACAAAGGCAGCTAAGGAG GTCCAAGCTTTGAAAGATTTCTTCACTATGCTTTCAAAT GACTCAGCTCGTGCATGTTACGGACCTAGGCATGTCGAGATTGCGCATGAGAGGATGGCTATTCAAACTCTTTTAATAATAGATACTCTCTTCAG AAATTCGGATGTTGCTACACGGCAAAAGTACGTCAATTTGGTAGAGTCAGTTAAGGATTCTGGTGGCACGGTGCATATATTTTCTTCTATGCATGTTTCTGGGGAGC AGCTGGCGCAGATAACAGGAATTGCTGCTATTCTTCGTTTCCCGCTGCCAGATTTGGAAGACATTGAAATGTGA
- the LOC109710643 gene encoding rho GDP-dissociation inhibitor 1-like has translation MEKPVDQRKEDEEEHGGSDGEEKLSRKFSCASVSSTDMNDDDGSDDDGDEEKQAVLLGPQVPLKEQLEMDKDDESLTRWKEQLLGSVDLNEVGEISDPEVKILDLTIITPDRADLVLPIPFVPDAKGYAFALKDGSRYRLKFSFTVFNNIVSGLRYTNTVWKTGVRVENTKVMLGTFSPQKEPYTYELEEETTPSGMFARGSYSARTKFVDDDGKCYLDLSYYFEIRKDWPSPS, from the exons ATGGAGAAACCGGTGGATCAGCGcaaggaggacgaggaggagcaCGGCGGGTCCGACGGCGAGGAGAAGCTGAGCAGGAAATTCAGCTGCGCCTCGGTGAGCTCGACCGATATGAATGACGACGACGGCAGCGACGACGACGGTGACGAGGAGAAGCAGGCTGTGCTGCTCGGCCCGCAGGTCCCGCTCAAGGAGCAGCTTGAGATGGATAAG GATGATGAGAGTCTGACGAGGTGGAAGGAGCAGCTCCTTGGGAGTGTGGACTTAAATGAAGTTGGAG AGATATCAGACCCAGAAGTAAAGATTCTGGACCTTACTATCATAACACCCGATCGCGCGGATCTCGTCCTACCGATCCCTTTCGTCCCAGACGCGAAAGGCTATGCGTTCGCGCTCAAAGACGGGAGCCGCTACCGTCTCAAGTtctcattcaccgtcttcaacAACATTGTCTCGGGCCTAAGATACACAAACACAGTTTGGAAGACCGGAGTGCGAG tGGAGAACACCAAGGTAATGTTGGGCACCTTTAGTCCTCAGAAAGAGCCTTATACTTATGAATTGGAGGAAGAGACCACTCCATCTGGTATGTTTGCTAGAGGATCTTATTCAGCAAGAACAAAG TTTGTGGACGATGACGGAAAGTGCTATCTGGATTTGAGTTACTACTTCGAGATCAGAAAGGACTGGCCGTCGCCCTCTTGA